The sequence TATGATTCCCATACTTGGCAATTTGAAGAACCATTAAAACCAGTAATAAGAGTTATTGGTGATGCTTTTAGAATTGAATTAGAATTGGACCAACCATTACCTGAAAAtgtattaaaaagaatttatattACAACAGTTCAACCACCAACTCAAAGATTAACAAACTTTAAATCGAGTactattaaaattggtggtacttatggaaaaaataaacaaaacttACAATCATCATCAGCAATTTTCACAAAACATAAACCTAAAGTTGATGGttgtaaattatatataGATTTACCATCATTCTATAGAGCTGGTTATTATGATTGGAGAgttgttgaattaaaatcaaatggtaaatttgtttcatttgattttgaaacttttaaattaaaatcatcaaaagATGAAAACTATAAACAAACAGATAgtgcatcatcatcatcatcatcaattaatgataatcaaCCAATGATAtcagatgaaaatgaaaaaattcaaGGTAGATTTATAGTTCATCCAAAATTAAGAGAAGAAATTATGCATGAAGTTTGGGTAGATTTACAAGATTCAATTTGGGATCCATATAGAGGTGAAATGACAAAAAAAGGTagaattcaaaatttaattgatgctttagatcattatcatcaagaGGGTATTACTACACTTTATGTTATGGGTTTATTAGAGAAATTACCAAGTAATCAACCATTATGTCCAACCGATAGAGATTTAGCAAATCGtttaattggtggtgatCAAATGTTCTCACAATTGGTTAATAGAGCTAAACAATTGGGTATAAAGATTGTTATCGATTCAACAACTCGTTTATCATCCAAAGCAGCCCATAGAAAATATAAAGGTGTGGTTTGTCATACTTTGGATAATAATGGTCAACTCTCAAGATTGGAAGGTACCGATAGTTCAGAGTTCACTTGGAATGATTGTGTCTCTATGAATATGCGTAAACTTTCAGTTTGGGAAATGTTTGTTCAAGAGACTTTATTATGGGGTGATCGTGGTGTTGATGGTATTCGTATAGATAGTGCTCATACATGTCCATTGTTATTCAGATCGAATTTGGATGAAATGTATCGTTTGGATAGTGATGATTTACCACATTATACCAATCAACAAATCTTTGAGGGTGAAATCGTTATGAAACCATCGGAAGAAGGTAAAAACTTTGGCTATTGGGGTACAACACCACCCTCACCAAAACATTCAACTCCTTTCTATCCAAATccaattttcattaaaatgaCCAGAGAGGTTTGGAATCGTTTCCCACAATTTGTATTTCTTGCTGAAGTTTATTGGGATCGTGAATTACATTCAATCATTTCAGGTTTAGTGCCCTATTCTTCTGCAATTCCAAAAGCATTGGCATCGGTTTTCGATAAAGGTATCAGTAAAGATGGTATTGTTTTCGATTTAAGACAACGTCAATCAGTAAAAGCACTCTATGATTATTATGAAATGCGTATGTCAACTTATCcacaaaattcaattattctCTATCCATCATCGACTCATCACTCTCCATATCCATTACAAATTTACAATGCTGGTGCGTGGGCTGCCGTCGATCTTATGTATTTCCTACCGGAAATTCCAATTACCTATATTGGTGAACAAAATGGTTGGTACTATCATGTTGATATTCATACAAGTCGTGTAAAAGTTGGTATGTCTGCAACACCCTATCAATTACAATATCCTCAAATTCGTGGTCATTATGCTCATCGGGTGGCACTTAGAAAATCTCATGCTTTATTACGTCGTGGTGGTATGATTCCATTGTTATGTTACCATGCAACCGGATGGCATGATCGTGTATTTGGTTTCGCACGTTTCTCTGGTAATGAAGTTGCAATCATTGCAATCAACTTTGACAATACCGACACGGAATTCTATGTCGATTGTTCACCATTGGCAAAGATTTGTTCAGATGATACAATCTATAGAATGGTGGATTTAATTAATCCAAGTAATCCACCACAATATTTATCATTGAACGAACTACTTCATGAAAAACATTTTGTAGTTGTACCAGGTTATTCAAGTATTTGTTGGGGTATTTATCATCAAGTTGGTTCACCTGCCGCAATGAGAGTACTCTATGAACATTCAATGACTCGTCTAAAACAATTGTTAGCAGATGATGTAGAtccatcaaataatttaatttattcactTATTAAAAAGAgtttatcatcaattgaagaatttgGTAAAACTCTTGAAAATATCTTATCAAATCTATCAGGTAATACTGAAAAAACATTTAGTAGTTTTGTTCAATCAGTACTTTACACCTTAACCAAAACCTTTGATGGTGCAACCATATTACAATATTTGGATGTTTTATCAAAGAAATCTACTCAGTCACCAAAAATTCCAAAGATTTGTCGTGAAATTTTACAACATAATACATTGGGTCCGATTGTATTTGTAACACCAGAGATTGGTCGTTTCTCAAcagttggtggtgttggtgtaaTGTTGGATGAATTAACAAGAAGTTTGCAGTTGTTAGGTTGTGAAGTTCATATTATTTCACCTTATTATAACTATGGTAAAGGTGGTAGAACTGGTTATTTAGAAAAGGAAGAAGGTATTCGTTGGAAGAGAAATGTTTTAACCTATGTTGGACCAGATCGTGTTGAAGTTGGTGTTCATGAAGGTATGGATAAAGGTATTCATTTACACTTTTTACATCATTTCGAATACTTCCCAACACCCTATAACTCTGGTTCACCAATTCATCAACTTAAAACCATTGTATTATTTGCAAAAGCATCATTGGAATTACTTTGTCAATTAAGAATTTTACCATCAGTTGTTGTAACCAATGATTGGTTCACTGGTTTAGTTCCAGGTTATGCAAAATCGGGTGCATTTGGTACCACTTTCAATGGTACTACATTCTTCCATTTGGTACATAATCTTGAAGAAGCTTATCAAGGTAGAATTTATCCTGATAGTGGCGACGATTTAAATTggattcatcatcttcatcgtGAATTGATCGTTGATCCATATTCACATCAACTTTGTTTGAATGCATCAAGATGTGCCTTGTTAACTTGTAATAATTGGGGTACCGTATCCAAATCTTATCTCTATGATCTATTAAGAACCAGTCATTTAGCAAATCTTTTACATAGATTCCCTGAAGCATTTGCTCATTCCAATGGTATTAGAgtaaaagaaagaaaacaaGCAATGAAAGCAGTTTCCACCGATCATTGGAGTGCAAAGGCAGAGCtacaaaagaaatattttggATTGGTCGATAAATCAATACCAGTACTTAGTTTTGTTGGTAGAATTGTATTACAAAAGGGtgttcatttaattttgaatgcCGTTAGAGAATTGATTGGTCATTATCAAggtaaaattcaaattttaattggtggtaTGGCAAATATGAAAGATCCCTATGCAAGTAGTTGTGCTTGGTCAATGCAAGCATTGTGTAAACAATTCCCACAATCATTTTGGGCTGACCCTGATTCATTCTTTTCAGATGGTCCATTGGTTAATTTAGGCTCAGATTTTGGTTTAATGCCTTCATTATTTGAACCAAGTGGTGTTGTACAACAAGAATACTTTGTTGCTGGTACACCAGTTATCGCTTTCAAAACTGGTGGTCTAAAAGATACAGTTTTCGAATATAATACCAACACTGAAACTGGAAATGGTTTCACTTTTGAAGCTCATAAACATACAGATTACGTTCAAGCCGTTCATCGTGccatcaatattttcaataacaCTCATCATTATGAAAAAATTCGTAAATGTGCTGAAGAATCAGTTTTAGATATGTCTGTTGTTGCTGAAGCTTGGGCAAAAGAATTCTCAAGAATGAGAAGATCAATTTGGTCAACCAATCATCAATTACAAAGACTTAATGAAAAACAATCTACTGAGGTTATTGATAATAGAGATAATCATTCATCATCAACTCAACCGTTAAATTCTCAAATtaaacaaccaccacaacaataaaaaaaaaataataaaaaaatagaattaataaataattattaaaatcttaaTCAAAAATTTGAATTCAGGAATTGCATTTGcctttcaaaataaaaaataaaataaaaataaaataaaaaaaaattaaaaatctgAAATTGGATTCGTTctatttttaacattttatttgaaaaaaaaaaaaataaaaaaataaaaaaaaaataaataaaaaaaataaaaacaaaaaaattaaataatttatctgtCTCCTGCCACtcataccaaaaaaaaaaaaaaaaatgtatctttgcatttttttatttttaaaacatttttctcttcaaagatatttttttttgtggaacagtttcaaaaaaaatttttttttttttttttttttttaatttttttttttgatttttttttgatttttttttttttttttgatttttattcatattatttttattgtaacTGAATCCTTAAGAATAACCTTAtgatttgaattaataataactaataataattaataaataattttttagaggaaaaaaaaaaaaaaaaaaagatcagaaagctttttttttatatgtatgtattgatagaataaaaaaaaaaaaaacaaaataaaataattaccaaCCAATTAAAGTAAGTTATCTCCCCCACAcgtaaaagtaaaaataattatttttatatttattattgttattgttacttttttattattattattattattattattattattattattattattattattattattattattattattatttttattattattattatttatttttgttcactaatgataatagtaatgaccGACATAATTCAACACCTcttaaaatcatcaacaaaCCAAATTTCTTGCACACACCcactttctttttcaaatttgtattaaatctatctatttttttattttttttattttttattttttttatttttttatttatttttgaaataattgttAATTACGATTAAGTtgttatttcaatttcatttctataaatatatttaatttttatttttttaaatttttttattttttatttttttatttattttttaaaaaaaaaaagcttaattataacaaaattttttattttttattttattttttttttttaaaaaaatatcattaagtaatttttttttttaattttttttttttttttttttttttttttttttttttttttttttttttttttttttttttttttttttcattaacgACCACCTTTTACTAATCCCAACAATTCTTATAGATATTTAATaggttaaaaaaaacaaacaaatttgtattattaaataaaataaaaaaaaaaaaaccattttaaaaaaaaaaaagatagaattttattttatttttttttttaaaaaatcaagaaaatGTCAGATgataaaattcatttaaaagttAGATTGGTTGATAagaaagtttttaaaaaattttcattttatccAAAGAAAACAGTTAAAGAGGCAAGATTATTTATAGCGGCCGAATTAGAAGTTGATCCAGATCAATATGGTTTATTCCTTCCACCAAAGGATGATCAAAATGGTGTTTGGTTTAGAGATGATTATCCATTAGATTTCTATGGATTAGAGGGAGAGAATGAAAAAGAGGCATTATTATTCACAAGTAAAGATTCAGCACAGATGGAGTTTGTAGAATTCAAGAAACGTTATAGACCCATCAAAGTTGGTAAAGGTGATAACCAATTCCGTACATTGATGGTAGACGACACAATGAACGTATCGGACATTGTAAAGTATGTCTCTACACAGGTGCCCATCTCAAGTGCAATCGATAGGGAGCAATACGACCAAATGAACATGTATGAGGTTGAGGAGTTGTCCAACGATATGACCGTCAGGGAGCAGGGTTACGTTGGCGAATGCACCACCAATCTTTTACGTGGCGCCAAGGGTGATCTTGGCCTTTGCGTGCAAGTTCCTTATTTCGAGGGTTTCATCATGAGAAAGAGGGGTGGTGGTTTGATCAAGGGTTTAAAGAATTGGAACAAACGTTGGTACAGTCTTAGAAAGAATAAATTACTCtactttaaatcaaaatccgATTCAACAGAGATGGGTTGTATCTTGATGAAAACAGTTCAAACAGTTAGACCTTGTACAGAGGTTGCCGATATACCATCGAAATATTCAAAGATGTGCTTTGAAATCGTTACACCCGCTAGAACATTTGTAATGTTGGCAAATAATGTTTCTGATATGAAGAAATGGGTAGAGATATTGGAATCATCTCGTAGAATGTTTGCTTATGAAACTCACTTTTTCGGTGTCGCCAGTAAAAAGATATCAgaaggtggtggtggttcatTCATCaatgatgacgatgacgatgacgatgatgatgatgaaaatagtGAAAGAAAAGAACAAAAGAGAAGATTACAAGAacaaaaaatggaaaaagaaCGTCAAGAGAAAGAACGTATTCAAGCAGAAGAGAAAGCACGTCAAGATGAAGTTGAACGTCAAGAACGTATTCGTATTGAACAAGAACAAGCAGAACGTCAATTCATTGAACAAGAGTTGGCTCGTGCCGAGGAGGAACGTAAAGAACGTATTCGTCAAGAGCAAGAGGAACAAGATCGTCAAGAACAAGAGAGAAGAAGAATCGAAGAGGAGGAAATGGTtaaattaatgattgaaGAAGAGGAGAGAAGAAGAAAACTCGAAGAAAAGAGACAAGAAGATCTTAGAAAGATTCAAGAGGAACAAGAATTACTCgtgaaacaacaacaagaattCATtgcaaaacaacaacaactcgAACTTGAAAAACAAAGACAACTTCAAGATCAACTCGAAGAAGATAGACGTTTGGAGGAATTAATGTTACAAATGGAAATGGATCAAGAAGAACGTATCAAAGTCAAAGAGGAACAAGAACGTCAAGAACAAGAGAAACTCGAACTTGCAAAGAAAATGCAAGAAGAggaagagaaattaaaagaagaacaagaacgTATTCGTTTAGAACAAGAAAGAGTTGAAAAAGAACGTCAAGAAGAAGAGAAACGTATGGAATTAGAACGTATCGAAGAGGAACGTCTCGAAGCAATTCGTATTGAAAAAGTACGTATTGAAAAGGAGGAACGTGAACGTAAAGAAGAGGaggaaagaaaagaaaaagaaagaaagagaCAAGAGGAAGaggaaagaattaaaaaagaacaagaagaaaaGATTAGACAATTTGAAGAGGAAAAGAAGAAACAAGAAGAACTTAGATTAATCGAACAAGAACGTATTCGTGTCgaacaagaattaattagaaaagaaagattagaattagaagaaaaacaaagaattgaacaaattgaaaaagaacaacaacaacaactctTATTATTAGAACAATCAAAACAAAGTGATACcgataatgaaaatgttgaTATGATGGATGAGTTTGAACGTGAGGAagaagaaagagaaaaagaacaatTAGCTTCAAAGAGACTTCGTTCATTACAAGCTCGTTTAGAAAGTGTTTGTGCAGAGACTCCagaattaaaacttttattatCAGAAGCAATCTTATCTTCACCAGAGAATTTATTACTCTCTTGGGCAAATTATATTGTTAGTGGTATTTCTTCACCATCACTTCATTCTTCAAGTAGATCACATATTCAAAGTGAATTATCTTCCTCTactagtggtagtggtttaTTAGCTAATAATGGTATATTGTTAAATGATGGTTCATCGGTTGATTCAAATGGTAGTAACAGTGGTGTTggtaatagtattaataatgccaatggtagtagtagtaatagtggtggtagaGTATTAAAACCATCAACAGCATCAGTAACATTAGTACCATCGACAGCATCTATTGGTTCAAATGCTGGTTGTAGTATTTCAGCAGAGTTATCAAGagcttcattattatcatcaggTCATCTTGTTGGTTCTCAAGCAGTTTCACTTgtacaattaaagaatttgaaatcaTTAGATGCAAACTTGGAAATGTATGCAAATCTTCTCTTCAAATTGGAGCCACAAGAATTTAGTCTTCAACATTATGTAACATTAACAACCAATGCCGAAAGAGCACAATATATTCATGCATGTTTAGTTAAATTGGGTGTAACCACAATAACTGAGGAACAATTACTCTCATCGGATTCCGATCAACATTTGAATGTTTTACTCACAATCTATGAAGAGGTTGGCGGTGAACAATGGAAAGAGGAATTCCATACTCAAGTAGTTTCCAAACGTTCCTTTGCCACTAAATATATTCAACAACTTTTATCCAATTGTGTCTCTGCTGGTTTAAATATTGCCACATCACCAGAGGAATTATTACCAACACTCATGAGTGGTAGAGTATTATGTGAATTGATCAATAAAGTTTACCCAGGCACTATAGATGAACGTGTAATTCAAAAGACTCAACAATTTtgtaaaaagaatttaatgttGGCTTATAATGGTGCTAAGGCACTTGGTGCAACATCAGTACCAGATATCGTCTTCTTATCCGATGATAAAGATACCATTTCATCCACTGTATTACATAATTTAACTTGGTCAATCGTTGAAACTTGTCTTCTTCAATCAGCTGATCCAACAAAGAATCGTCATCTCTTCCATCTATTGAGAGCTGAGACCAGAACAAGTTTCATGAAGTTAGAGAAAGAAAAGATTATGTTACGTTGGTTCAATTATCATCTAAGAAAAGGTAGTAGTCGTTCCATCAATAACTTCACTGACGATCTTGAAGATTGTGAAAATTATGCCTATCTCTTTTCAATTATCGCTCCACAACATTCTTTGAAATCTGAAATCCTCAAAGAAAATGATTGGGAGAAGAGAGCAGAGATGGTACTCTCAATGGCTGCTAAAATCGGTTGTATGTCATTGTTAAGTCCACGTGATATCGTTGAAACTGAAAATAGTCAACTCAATCAATTATTCGTCGCCGATATTATGAGAGTTGCTCACGGTTTACCAGCTTATCAATTCCGTTTAGATGTTGAACAATTGGATGATCAAGTTCAAAAATCAAAGGATCAAGGTAACAATGATGTTGAACTCCTTCAATGGGTAAATGGTTTAGCCATTGATGGTGTCGATGCTAAACATCTCTTGGAGGACTTTAAGTCGGGTTATCTCTTTTTAAAGATCTTTGAAAAAGTTACACCACCTGGTACTTTGGATGCAAAGAGATTCAAAACCAATCCAACCAGTGTTTTCAAAATGGTTGAACTATGTAATTATACAATGGAAATCTGtcataaatttaaattaaatgttgCTGGTACAGCTGGTACCGATTTGGCCAATGGTGATATTCGTTCAAATCGTGCCATTCTCAATCAAATTCGTCGTGTTATCGTTGGTGAAAAGACTGTTGTTGATTCAGTCATTGCCAATCAATCTGCTGTCTTAAAATGGGCAAACAACAAGATTGGTTTGGATGTAAAAGTAAAGAGTATTCAAAGTTTCAAAGATCAATTCCTTCAAGATGGTTTATTCCTCTTGGAATTATTATCCTCTATAGAGCAAAACTCTGTAGATCGTAAAAATATCATCACTAATTGTTCCAAcgaagaacaacaagaatCAAATTGTCGTTACTTTTTATCTTGTGCTTGGTCAACTGGTATACCTTTAAATGTAGTTTGGGAAGATGTTCAAAAAGTTAGatcaaaatcaatcaaaCATATTGTTGAAACTTTACAATCTTGGGACTTATTAAAATCTCAacatcaaaatttaattaataataataataataataacaataataatagtaataataataataataatattaataataataataataataatagtaataataataatagtaataataataataataatagtaataatatatagtatcattacaaattaatataaataaaatttttttttaaattgtataAAAAATGTTTCCTATAAATTATGATTAAGTTTGTTGTATTTAATTTCGttattaaagttttattagATTGGactgaattaattttttttttttttttttttttttggtgttattcaattttattattatttttatttttattctcaAAACTATtagttttataataaataaaaaccagTTTGTATACCTCTTCTTTTATtatgtaaatattaatttgattttgttggtgattattaaatatttaatttcatatttattttagagttgatggaaaaaaataaaaatgaaaataaaaattttcaacaCAAACCCTCAATGacagattttaataataaacaaataattttaaattattaaatagaattaaaaaaatggaaaaaacaACCAATAACAATATAAAGGGATTGcagttaaaaaataatagtaataattttaaaaaaaaaattaaaaaaaataataaacaaatccaattaattataaaatattatattaatataatatattttataatatctttttaaaaaaaaaataaataaataaaaatatttttaaaaaaaaaaaattttttttaaacaaaaattttttttttataggaTTTTtcgttcgttttttttttttttttttcaagattAGTCTAATTATAACCacggaaaaaaaaaaaaaaaaaaaaatggagtTGAATAATATAGTGGATGATGAATACTTTAAAAgttatttcaatttaaatgTTCATGAAGTAATGTTAAAAGATAAACCAAGAACTTTAGCTTACAAAAATGCAATAGAGTTAAATTCGATTGATTTTCAAGATAAAGTGGTAATtgatggtaaaaaaaaaaaaaaataacccaTATAATCAGTCaatagaaataattatttttttattaacatttattttaaataaataaaataataataataataataataataataataataataataataataataataataataataataataataatatagttgGATCAGGTACAGGTATATTATCAATGTTTGCAGCAAAAGCAGGAGCAAAAAGAGTATATGCAATTGAAGGATCATTAATGGCAGGATATTGTTCACAATTGGTTCAACATAATAAACTTGATTCAATTATAAAGGTAGTTCATAAGAGAATGGAAGAAATTACagatgaaattgaagatGAAAAAGTTGATATCATTATTTCAGAGTGGATgggattttatttatttcacgAATCAATGTTAAACAGTGTATTGTATGCACGTGATCgttatttaaaagataatggTATAATGTTTCCATCTAGAGCAGATATATTTTTAGCACCAGTAAATATGAATAAATTAAtggataaaaaaataaacttttggAATGATGTATatggttttgatttttcaattttatctgAACCAGCTCTTCAAGAATTACCAGCTCCATATGTTGAATATTTAGAAAAAGATCAAttagttttaaaagaaaataaaattttatctgtaaattttaatagtatgtatatatatatataattaaaatttattaaaccaCCCCCatacaaaaaaagaaaaattttattaacactatagattatttaattaatataaaaatagcaATTACATGTGAAGAATTAGaagatataataataaataatatagattttaaatttccagaaaatattaaaccaaAAACTATTCACGGATTTGgaatttggtttatttgttatttcgACGGATCAAAAGGTACTGTCGAATTATCAACAGCACCAGGTGATCCAGAAACTCATTGGAAACAAACTACAATCCTTTTACCATCAGGTATTGATTTAGAAGGTGGAGAAACAATGACTTGTAGATTACAAATGACCCAAGATTCTTTgaataaaagaatttatgatttaaatttagagTTTCCAGATGACGAAGAACAAGAAATGGAACAAGATggtgatgacgatgatgatgaagaacaTGAAGAATCATGTGATTGTTTAAAATGTAAAATCATTAGAGAacattcaaaataaatttttattaaatttcttttttaaatattaagattaaaattgtttttaaaaaattattttattatgaGTTTTAATgtttaatcaaataaattttccaCATTTTTAgcttttggttttgatttcGAAGGAGTTGCTTTTGTTGGAGTTGCTTTTGTAGTTGTGTTGGTATCATCATCGAATAAATTATCAACGGCTTTAGTTGATTTTGCtttagtagtagttgttgtagttgttgttgttgttgattttgaggTTGTACTAGTAATATCATCGAAAATATCATCAGAAATAACTGGTTTAGTAGTTGATGATGCTTTTTTGGCTGCAGCACTTTTAACTGAAGCTTTTGGTCTTGAAATAATATCTGGGATATCATCAAAGAATGAATCTGTTTCAGATTTAGTTTCAACTGCTTTGGTTGATTTCTTGGTTGTTGTAGTTTTTGGTGTTTCTTTTggttgttctttttcttttgtttgttctttttcttttggtgTTTCTTTTGGTGTTTCTTTTGGTGTTTCTGGTTCAGATTTTTTAGGAGCAGAGGAAAGAGCAGCTTTGGTTTCAGAAGCAGTTGGTTTAGTAGTAGTAGATGCAAAGATATCACCTAATGGGTCAATTGTAACTTTTTCTGATGTTGATTTAATAGTTGGAGATGGTGAAGATTTACCACTAGAAGTTTTTTCTGATGGAATATCATCAAAGAATGATGTATTTGAAATAGTCTTCTTTG comes from Dictyostelium discoideum AX4 chromosome 2 chromosome, whole genome shotgun sequence and encodes:
- the gtr2 gene encoding alpha amylase domain-containing protein, whose protein sequence is MQNIEELVQQLLIGDENVGFINVPSKFESDQQQQPQPTSTNKKNTNDDKNKINTVKIPISMALLDQLSTLKSLSATLPSSPTIPPTSTTHTVGTSTSTTPSSNSTSQQQQQQQQQQQQQQQNNTSPPTSTTNTSSSSTTTSNVTPSSILIEYENRINGIKQLIEKILNKEIPDYNSKKFVVNFDFSSYPSSADSIVKDILDSYDGDLQEEQANYDMELESSGGHFSHHSNDIFGPSPSPRGANSIPNGYTSYRLHWASIIVKLHQAILSSSLYQNLLKKIYNVNASSQLTSSQTLVDSLKDPKIQSKKINSSLSSSSLVNKQLSSSSDNSSTLDSSDTTTTTTAANSNASGFAKSSKVNDLQQDGSVIQSTKSTPTTPPSASPSTSFRGLTGTSADQDAILSISKQQPTSPSLGKSLFSSVIGNNNNNNVNNNNSNNNNNSGSYNNNNNNNNKGSTTSSSGFSLSALMSGNSRDAPPALKDLADRSTKYDQGKGIGIDINNNPLHQLQPPSTNGATGDRYNPNINKLPSSYETDPVLLPDGSTFDNTRQSSSTSTSLSSNPISFVSPTSNNNILPTSQPGSYSGSKPIPMNNTNSLFSPPSNNPLSTSFGMPGRNSNSNNNNNFLSTSPFDAPGSLTSGGMPPTRYPDSFFSTSASSRAPPACDAIPSSNVIQIPQSNTNAGSSMLSVSPSPSSLNNNNMIVGSLSSASNPLSSSGGFNRMQGSGGFELNQSGSNISQPVIVPPTTSSIPINVQSSSYSSNSSNPIFSSSPNSQLLLQQQQLQQQQQQQQQQQQQLQQQLQQQLTPQMPAIGSTIVPASSSFKAPSQLDLLSSQTSTSSISTQSGVSNTSSSSSSSSSSSSSSTSTTSSTLTSGVSNGGDNSNMNTINISNKAHMDDTVKSLSKPIVGLSDHKFPEWLDITIYWRNDETSNVVVVDDNDISNGINLEIKQILLTEQSAGRLDHYLESKLVTSIHNRLLNIIESKTNEWVEPIYNYWIKSVDIEYHNEITNSFQNFIQEFNSHIWDNRKYQAFLNRIVNLRRQFPPPPSSSHQPAPNTPALLTTTKGIPIPIQKNSQQEEIEMSKIFKQLELDIIYLISVQHYYSLKYIEKLLIGTMGHTSADVRQSSVRLLNVIYDSHTWQFEEPLKPVIRVIGDAFRIELELDQPLPENVLKRIYITTVQPPTQRLTNFKSSTIKIGGTYGKNKQNLQSSSAIFTKHKPKVDGCKLYIDLPSFYRAGYYDWRVVELKSNGKFVSFDFETFKLKSSKDENYKQTDSASSSSSSINDNQPMISDENEKIQGRFIVHPKLREEIMHEVWVDLQDSIWDPYRGEMTKKGRIQNLIDALDHYHQEGITTLYVMGLLEKLPSNQPLCPTDRDLANRLIGGDQMFSQLVNRAKQLGIKIVIDSTTRLSSKAAHRKYKGVVCHTLDNNGQLSRLEGTDSSEFTWNDCVSMNMRKLSVWEMFVQETLLWGDRGVDGIRIDSAHTCPLLFRSNLDEMYRLDSDDLPHYTNQQIFEGEIVMKPSEEGKNFGYWGTTPPSPKHSTPFYPNPIFIKMTREVWNRFPQFVFLAEVYWDRELHSIISGLVPYSSAIPKALASVFDKGISKDGIVFDLRQRQSVKALYDYYEMRMSTYPQNSIILYPSSTHHSPYPLQIYNAGAWAAVDLMYFLPEIPITYIGEQNGWYYHVDIHTSRVKVGMSATPYQLQYPQIRGHYAHRVALRKSHALLRRGGMIPLLCYHATGWHDRVFGFARFSGNEVAIIAINFDNTDTEFYVDCSPLAKICSDDTIYRMVDLINPSNPPQYLSLNELLHEKHFVVVPGYSSICWGIYHQVGSPAAMRVLYEHSMTRLKQLLADDVDPSNNLIYSLIKKSLSSIEEFGKTLENILSNLSGNTEKTFSSFVQSVLYTLTKTFDGATILQYLDVLSKKSTQSPKIPKICREILQHNTLGPIVFVTPEIGRFSTVGGVGVMLDELTRSLQLLGCEVHIISPYYNYGKGGRTGYLEKEEGIRWKRNVLTYVGPDRVEVGVHEGMDKGIHLHFLHHFEYFPTPYNSGSPIHQLKTIVLFAKASLELLCQLRILPSVVVTNDWFTGLVPGYAKSGAFGTTFNGTTFFHLVHNLEEAYQGRIYPDSGDDLNWIHHLHRELIVDPYSHQLCLNASRCALLTCNNWGTVSKSYLYDLLRTSHLANLLHRFPEAFAHSNGIRVKERKQAMKAVSTDHWSAKAELQKKYFGLVDKSIPVLSFVGRIVLQKGVHLILNAVRELIGHYQGKIQILIGGMANMKDPYASSCAWSMQALCKQFPQSFWADPDSFFSDGPLVNLGSDFGLMPSLFEPSGVVQQEYFVAGTPVIAFKTGGLKDTVFEYNTNTETGNGFTFEAHKHTDYVQAVHRAINIFNNTHHYEKIRKCAEESVLDMSVVAEAWAKEFSRMRRSIWSTNHQLQRLNEKQSTEVIDNRDNHSSSTQPLNSQIKQPPQQ